A genome region from Armatimonadota bacterium includes the following:
- a CDS encoding ornithine cyclodeaminase family protein, whose amino-acid sequence MLEAVALYLREADVASLVTLDDVIDTVERAFAEAAAGRAVNRPRQRVQVEGGVLHVMAAGLPDWGVLGLKSYATTRGGRRFIGLLYDLYDGRLLAMMEADTLGQLRTGAASAVATKYLARPGAGTLGLIGTGWQARSQAAAIARVRPIALVKAYSRTPERREAFAEEMTAELGAQVVAVDSPEEAVRDADIVTTITSARDPVVQGAWLRPGVHVNAAGANALPRREIDTGVVTRAARIVVDSLEQARLEAAELTVPVEDGLLTWERVAELAEVVGGQVPGRRDPEEITLFKSLGIALEDVATMHLVYRRARERGVGEEIGR is encoded by the coding sequence ATGCTGGAGGCCGTGGCGCTCTACCTCCGCGAGGCCGACGTCGCCTCGCTCGTCACCCTGGACGACGTCATCGACACCGTGGAACGCGCCTTCGCCGAGGCGGCCGCCGGGCGGGCCGTCAACCGTCCGCGCCAGCGCGTCCAGGTCGAAGGCGGGGTGCTGCACGTCATGGCGGCGGGCCTGCCGGACTGGGGGGTGCTGGGCCTGAAGTCCTATGCCACCACCCGCGGGGGGCGCCGCTTCATCGGCCTGCTCTACGACCTCTACGACGGCCGGCTGCTAGCGATGATGGAGGCCGACACCCTGGGCCAGCTGCGCACCGGTGCCGCCAGCGCCGTCGCCACCAAGTACCTGGCCCGCCCCGGGGCGGGCACCCTCGGCCTCATCGGCACCGGGTGGCAGGCCCGCTCCCAGGCGGCGGCGATCGCCCGCGTGCGCCCCATCGCCCTGGTCAAGGCGTACAGCCGCACGCCGGAGCGGCGCGAGGCCTTCGCCGAGGAGATGACCGCCGAGCTGGGGGCCCAGGTGGTGGCCGTCGACTCCCCGGAGGAGGCTGTGCGCGACGCGGACATCGTCACCACCATCACCTCGGCCCGCGACCCGGTGGTGCAGGGGGCGTGGCTGCGCCCGGGCGTGCACGTGAACGCCGCCGGCGCCAACGCCCTGCCGCGCCGCGAGATCGACACCGGCGTGGTGACGCGCGCCGCCCGCATCGTCGTGGATTCCCTTGAGCAGGCCCGGCTGGAGGCGGCCGAGCTGACGGTACCGGTCGAAGACGGGCTGCTCACCTGGGAGCGGGTGGCCGAGCTGGCCGAGGTGGTGGGGGGGCAGGTCCCGGGGCGCCGGGACCCCGAGGAGATCACGCTCTTCAAGTCGCTGGGCATCGCGCTCGAGGACGTGGCCACCATGCACCTGGTCTACCGGCGCGCCCGCGAGCGCGGCGTGGGGGAGGAGATCGGCCGGTGA
- a CDS encoding leucyl aminopeptidase, with translation MIDLQVLTTDPRRHACEALVVGVFAGVRELGGAAAHLDRALGGELRRTLDEEAFSARPGETAVIHTQGRIAPRRLIVAGLGPGPELEGERVRTAAAAAVRRAQDLHLQHLAFAPLPAPADRLAALTQARVEGILLGAYRFTRYLNAPPRPVRRADILAADREDREAVEQGVAWGRLFAEATVFARDLVNEPPSDLTPARFADLAASRARERGLGVEVLGPDAMARLGMGGILGVARGSREEPRLVVLTYAPQGAGRTVALVGKGLTFDSGGLDLKTAEQMQTMKSDMAGAAAVLATMTALPALAPRVRVLGLLGLAENMPGPGAMKPGDILRIMNGRTVEITNTDAEGRLVLADALAYAAERADVLIDVATLTGGAHVALGPFAAALLGTDAGLMEALRAAGDAAGERLWPLPLYEEYTEAMRGRVADLRNSAGRYGSAEKAAAFLREFTAGRPWAHLDIAPVAFLESEEGTGPYRPRDCATGFGVRTFLHYLARLETGPQRPGRAAPRPRIRKPLRAA, from the coding sequence GTGATCGACCTGCAGGTGCTCACGACCGACCCCCGACGCCACGCCTGCGAGGCGCTGGTGGTGGGCGTCTTCGCCGGTGTGCGGGAGCTGGGGGGTGCGGCCGCGCACCTGGACCGCGCGCTGGGCGGCGAGCTGCGGCGCACGCTCGACGAGGAGGCGTTCTCCGCCCGTCCCGGCGAGACGGCGGTGATCCACACCCAGGGCCGCATCGCCCCCCGGCGCCTGATCGTGGCCGGGCTGGGGCCGGGGCCCGAGCTGGAGGGGGAGCGGGTGCGGACGGCTGCGGCCGCGGCCGTCCGCCGGGCCCAGGACCTCCACCTGCAGCACCTGGCCTTCGCGCCCCTGCCGGCGCCGGCCGACCGTCTGGCCGCTCTCACCCAGGCGCGGGTGGAGGGGATCCTGCTCGGCGCCTACCGCTTCACCCGCTACCTGAACGCACCGCCTCGGCCGGTGCGGCGTGCGGACATCCTGGCCGCCGACCGGGAGGATCGCGAGGCGGTGGAGCAAGGGGTGGCCTGGGGGCGCCTCTTCGCCGAGGCGACGGTCTTCGCCCGCGACCTGGTGAACGAGCCGCCCAGCGACCTCACCCCGGCGCGCTTCGCCGACCTGGCTGCCAGCCGCGCCCGCGAGCGCGGACTGGGCGTCGAAGTACTGGGACCCGACGCGATGGCGCGCCTGGGGATGGGAGGAATCCTCGGGGTGGCCCGGGGGAGCCGCGAGGAGCCCCGCCTGGTCGTCCTGACCTACGCTCCGCAGGGCGCGGGACGCACGGTGGCCCTCGTGGGCAAGGGCCTGACCTTCGACAGCGGCGGGCTCGACCTCAAGACGGCCGAGCAGATGCAGACGATGAAGTCCGACATGGCGGGGGCTGCCGCCGTGCTGGCCACGATGACCGCGCTCCCCGCGCTCGCCCCGCGGGTGCGGGTGCTGGGCCTGCTCGGGCTGGCCGAGAACATGCCGGGCCCGGGGGCGATGAAGCCGGGCGACATCCTGCGGATCATGAACGGCAGGACGGTGGAGATCACCAACACCGACGCGGAGGGGCGGCTGGTCCTGGCCGACGCCCTGGCCTACGCCGCGGAGCGGGCGGACGTGCTCATCGACGTCGCCACCCTCACCGGCGGAGCCCACGTCGCCCTGGGCCCGTTCGCCGCTGCGCTGCTCGGCACTGATGCCGGGCTGATGGAGGCGCTGCGCGCGGCCGGCGACGCCGCCGGGGAGCGGCTCTGGCCGCTGCCGCTGTACGAGGAGTACACCGAGGCGATGCGCGGCCGTGTTGCCGACCTGCGCAACTCGGCGGGACGCTACGGTTCGGCGGAGAAGGCGGCGGCGTTCCTGCGCGAGTTCACCGCTGGCCGCCCCTGGGCCCACCTGGACATCGCCCCGGTGGCCTTCCTGGAGAGCGAGGAAGGGACGGGTCCGTACCGCCCGCGCGATTGCGCCACCGGCTTCGGGGTGCGCACCTTCCTTCACTACTTGGCGCGCCTGGAGACCGGACCGCAGCGGCCGGGACGCGCGGCACCGCGCCCGCGCATCAGGAAGCCGCTGCGGGCCGCGTAA
- a CDS encoding MBL fold metallo-hydrolase yields the protein MAARPGAAAQEVIRVELTYYGHACFLLSAADGTSILIDPFNTECGYPIPDVAPTAVTVSHEHFDHNHVAMAKGSPTVIRGLAPGGDWARVNTAVGEVRITTVPTYHDASRGAERGRNAVFIYEVEGMRVVHLGDLGHTLDADQAGAIGRPDVLMVPVGGHYTIGPEEASQVVELLAPRLVIPMHYKTPATAGWPIGPVDPFLSGKPNVAHRGHTATIRPADLPPQRAVWVLAHQG from the coding sequence GTGGCGGCACGGCCCGGGGCGGCGGCGCAGGAGGTGATCCGGGTGGAATTGACCTACTACGGCCATGCCTGCTTCCTCCTGTCCGCGGCGGACGGGACCTCCATCCTCATCGACCCGTTCAACACGGAGTGCGGCTACCCCATCCCCGACGTCGCGCCCACGGCCGTCACCGTCTCCCACGAGCACTTCGACCACAACCACGTGGCCATGGCCAAGGGGTCGCCCACGGTGATCCGCGGCCTCGCTCCCGGCGGCGACTGGGCCCGGGTGAACACGGCGGTGGGGGAGGTGCGCATCACCACGGTCCCGACCTACCACGACGCCAGCCGCGGCGCGGAGCGCGGCCGCAACGCGGTCTTCATCTACGAGGTCGAGGGAATGCGCGTCGTCCACCTCGGCGACCTGGGGCACACCCTCGATGCCGACCAGGCCGGGGCCATCGGTCGCCCAGACGTCCTGATGGTCCCGGTCGGCGGCCACTACACCATCGGCCCGGAGGAGGCCTCGCAGGTCGTGGAGCTGCTGGCCCCGCGCCTGGTCATCCCCATGCACTACAAGACGCCGGCCACGGCGGGGTGGCCCATCGGCCCGGTGGACCCCTTCCTCAGCGGGAAGCCCAATGTCGCCCACCGCGGCCACACGGCGACGATCCGCCCGGCCGACCTGCCGCCGCAGCGGGCGGTCTGGGTCCTGGCCCACCAGGGATAG
- a CDS encoding adenine deaminase C-terminal domain-containing protein, translated as MRRTTRTAEDLRALAAVARGEAPADLYLAGGRVLNVYSGEVLEANVAVARGRVAYVGRRRTMVGEQTTVLDVTGRLLVPGYFDPHCHPGAMYTPVTLAEAVLPRGTVAAVADTLFPLVYADPARLEQVLQDLSRLPFHYYWFLRLHAQAPLPQEAERFAPDRLDRLLHLEPVRTAGEVTRWPLLHAGDPRLTELVAAVLAAGRRVEGHAPGVGWERLQALVAAGVSSDHEAITAEQALDRLRAGLYVMLRHSSLRGDLPALAGVASVARAFSGRLMLTPDGPDATFIADHGYMDAVIRQALLAGVDPVAAYQMATLNPATYYGLDEELGGIAPGRLADLNVLVDLRDPTPERVIAGGRLVAEEGRLTAPIEAPEWVSAFPRRYAPTWRPDPSLFAPPRGAAIALHLQNAVITRRRDLTLSDGPPPGVQVLTLLAPDGRWVARALLSGFADRLGGLACTYTVGGGMAVAGDDPHDMAAAARRTLELGGGVVAVEDGQVRFELPLPIGGLMSPEPLHRLAARVRELGAFLRARGYRHEDPTYTLFFLSFDSLPDLRLTALGIWDARAGRVLVPREER; from the coding sequence GTGCGCCGCACCACCCGCACCGCGGAGGACCTGCGGGCGCTCGCCGCCGTGGCGCGGGGCGAGGCGCCGGCCGACCTCTACCTGGCCGGCGGCCGCGTCCTCAACGTCTACTCGGGCGAGGTGCTGGAGGCCAACGTCGCCGTGGCGCGCGGGCGCGTGGCCTACGTGGGTCGGCGGCGCACGATGGTGGGCGAGCAGACCACCGTCCTCGACGTGACCGGCCGCCTCCTCGTCCCCGGCTACTTCGACCCGCACTGCCACCCGGGCGCCATGTACACGCCGGTGACGCTGGCGGAAGCGGTGCTGCCGCGCGGCACCGTGGCGGCCGTGGCCGACACCCTCTTCCCCCTGGTCTACGCCGACCCGGCCCGCCTGGAGCAGGTGCTGCAGGACCTGAGCCGCCTGCCCTTCCACTACTACTGGTTCCTGCGCCTGCACGCCCAGGCTCCGCTGCCGCAGGAGGCGGAGCGCTTCGCTCCGGACCGCCTCGATCGCCTGCTCCACCTGGAACCGGTGCGCACCGCCGGGGAGGTGACGCGGTGGCCCCTCCTCCATGCGGGCGATCCGCGCCTCACCGAGCTCGTGGCGGCCGTGCTGGCCGCGGGCCGCCGCGTCGAAGGCCACGCCCCCGGCGTGGGGTGGGAACGGCTGCAGGCCCTCGTCGCCGCAGGGGTGAGCAGCGACCACGAGGCCATTACCGCCGAACAGGCGCTGGACCGGCTGCGCGCCGGCCTGTACGTCATGCTGCGCCACTCCTCCCTGCGCGGGGACCTGCCCGCGCTGGCGGGGGTGGCGTCCGTCGCGCGCGCCTTCTCCGGCCGGCTGATGCTGACGCCGGACGGGCCGGACGCCACCTTCATCGCCGACCACGGCTACATGGACGCCGTGATCCGCCAGGCGCTGCTCGCCGGCGTCGACCCGGTGGCCGCCTACCAGATGGCCACCCTCAACCCGGCCACGTACTACGGCCTCGACGAGGAGCTGGGCGGGATCGCCCCCGGCCGTCTGGCCGACCTGAACGTGCTGGTGGACCTGCGCGACCCCACTCCCGAGCGGGTGATCGCCGGCGGGCGGCTGGTGGCCGAGGAGGGCCGCCTCACCGCCCCGATCGAGGCCCCGGAGTGGGTCAGCGCCTTCCCCCGCCGCTACGCCCCCACCTGGCGCCCCGACCCGTCACTCTTCGCCCCGCCGCGCGGCGCGGCCATCGCCCTCCACCTGCAGAACGCGGTGATCACCCGGCGGCGGGACCTCACCCTGTCGGACGGACCGCCACCAGGCGTGCAGGTGCTGACCCTCCTCGCCCCGGACGGGCGGTGGGTGGCGCGCGCCCTCCTCAGCGGCTTCGCTGACCGCCTGGGGGGCCTGGCCTGCACCTACACGGTGGGCGGGGGGATGGCGGTCGCCGGCGACGATCCGCACGACATGGCGGCCGCCGCCCGGCGGACGCTGGAGCTGGGGGGCGGGGTGGTGGCGGTGGAGGACGGGCAGGTGCGGTTCGAGCTCCCCCTGCCCATCGGCGGGTTGATGTCCCCCGAGCCCCTCCACCGGCTGGCCGCCCGGGTGCGAGAGCTGGGCGCCTTCCTGCGGGCCCGCGGCTACCGCCACGAGGACCCGACCTACACCCTCTTCTTCCTCTCCTTCGACTCCCTGCCCGACCTGCGCCTCACCGCTCTGGGGATCTGGGACGCCCGCGCCGGCAGGGTCCTGGTTCCCCGCGAGGAGCGCTGA
- a CDS encoding peroxiredoxin, producing MREGDPAPLPQVRDSVGHELDLRERAQTGWLVLFFYPKAGSPGCSLQARRYAALADQFRRLGATVVGVSPDRAEAQCGFAERTGLTMVPDPQGALARAYGVRRFLGILSRDTVLVNREARVEQIWRRVNPLRDADRVLAYLRTKAG from the coding sequence GTGCGCGAGGGCGATCCGGCTCCACTGCCCCAGGTGCGGGACTCCGTCGGCCACGAGCTGGACCTGAGGGAGCGCGCTCAGACGGGATGGCTCGTGCTGTTCTTCTACCCCAAGGCCGGCTCGCCGGGTTGCTCCCTGCAGGCCCGCAGGTACGCGGCGCTCGCGGACCAGTTCCGGCGGCTTGGCGCGACGGTGGTGGGCGTGAGTCCGGACCGCGCGGAGGCCCAGTGCGGCTTCGCGGAGCGCACGGGCCTCACGATGGTGCCCGATCCGCAGGGAGCGCTGGCGCGCGCGTACGGCGTCCGGCGATTCCTCGGAATCCTCAGCCGCGATACGGTCCTCGTCAACCGCGAGGCGCGCGTGGAGCAGATCTGGAGGCGCGTCAACCCCCTCCGCGACGCCGACCGCGTCCTCGCCTACCTCCGCACAAAGGCCGGCTGA
- a CDS encoding VOC family protein — translation MPKFVHVEIPAVDLRRAKAFYGKLFGWSFRDFDRDYTLILDGGETIGGIYRVRRAIPRPDRRRPQTRAYVAVEDIDTTLKAIRRARGTIVEEKQEVPGMGWWAGFADPQGAVLYLWQRMPQRDEAGRPATAMNLEEEGREVSREAQLVKG, via the coding sequence ATGCCGAAGTTCGTGCACGTCGAGATCCCGGCCGTGGACCTGCGCCGGGCGAAGGCCTTCTACGGCAAGCTCTTCGGCTGGTCGTTCCGGGATTTCGACCGTGACTACACGCTGATCCTGGACGGCGGCGAGACGATCGGCGGCATCTACCGCGTCCGGCGGGCCATCCCCCGGCCGGACCGCCGGCGGCCGCAGACGCGGGCCTACGTGGCGGTGGAGGACATCGACACGACGCTCAAGGCGATCCGCCGCGCCCGCGGCACCATCGTCGAGGAGAAGCAGGAGGTCCCGGGGATGGGATGGTGGGCCGGTTTCGCCGATCCCCAGGGCGCCGTGCTCTACCTCTGGCAGCGCATGCCGCAGCGCGACGAGGCCGGTCGCCCGGCCACGGCGATGAACCTGGAGGAGGAGGGGCGCGAGGTCTCGCGGGAGGCGCAGCTGGTCAAGGGCTGA
- a CDS encoding TGS domain-containing protein: MPANLTPEYLAAEKKWKAATTPQDRLAALQEMLATIPKHKGTDKMQADIKRRIAQVRREMQRKGGTARQKPFYHVEREGAGQVVLVGPPNSGKSALLRALSRAEPEVAPYPFTTRMPLPGMVPFENVQIQLVDLPPLTREFSEGWLYAIIRTADAVALTLSLGDEDVLGQAETALRLLEEARIPLRAPQATDEGKSAVTVATHVDAPGAAVRLDLLREFVGGRLPVVAVSPVTGEGLEALRRALFESLGVIRVYSKPPGRKADLSAPFILRRGATVLDAAEAIHKDFAAQLRYARLWGRDEYAGQMVGRDHLLEDGDILEVHR; the protein is encoded by the coding sequence ATGCCGGCAAACCTGACCCCCGAGTACCTGGCGGCGGAGAAGAAGTGGAAGGCGGCGACGACGCCGCAGGACCGCCTGGCCGCCCTCCAGGAGATGCTCGCCACCATCCCCAAGCACAAGGGGACGGACAAGATGCAGGCGGACATCAAGCGCCGCATCGCGCAGGTCCGCCGGGAGATGCAGCGCAAGGGGGGCACCGCCCGCCAGAAGCCCTTCTACCACGTCGAACGCGAGGGGGCCGGTCAGGTGGTGCTCGTCGGCCCGCCGAACAGCGGGAAGTCGGCCCTCCTGCGCGCCCTCAGCCGCGCCGAGCCCGAGGTGGCGCCGTACCCCTTCACCACGCGCATGCCGCTGCCGGGCATGGTCCCCTTCGAGAACGTGCAGATCCAGCTCGTCGACCTGCCGCCGCTCACCCGGGAGTTCAGCGAGGGGTGGCTGTACGCCATCATCCGCACGGCGGACGCGGTCGCGCTCACCCTGAGCCTCGGGGACGAGGACGTGCTGGGGCAGGCCGAGACGGCGCTCCGGCTGCTGGAGGAGGCCCGCATCCCCCTGCGCGCGCCGCAGGCGACGGACGAGGGGAAGTCCGCCGTGACCGTCGCCACCCACGTCGACGCCCCCGGGGCGGCGGTCCGCCTCGACCTCCTGCGGGAGTTCGTGGGGGGGCGCCTGCCGGTGGTGGCAGTCTCCCCCGTCACAGGGGAGGGGCTCGAGGCCCTGCGCCGCGCCCTCTTCGAGAGCCTGGGGGTGATCCGGGTCTACAGCAAGCCGCCGGGCCGCAAGGCCGACTTGAGCGCCCCGTTCATCCTGCGGCGGGGGGCCACGGTGCTGGACGCCGCCGAGGCGATCCACAAGGACTTTGCCGCGCAGCTGCGCTACGCGCGGCTGTGGGGCCGGGACGAGTACGCCGGCCAGATGGTCGGTCGCGACCACCTCCTCGAGGACGGCGACATTCTCGAAGTACACCGGTGA
- a CDS encoding DoxX family protein, producing the protein MPADLGLVMIRVVIGGLFMGHGLQKLTRWVGGYGLAGTAGYMESLGLRPGRLWALVAGLCETLGGALFALGLLNPVGSVLIGAVMLMAIARAHWGRGPWVANGGWEYALANLTVVTGVALTGPGAYAVDSVLGRTLPVVPILVAGLALALVVVVGSTVVAPVPAHGSQQTG; encoded by the coding sequence ATGCCGGCTGACCTCGGTCTCGTCATGATCCGTGTCGTGATCGGGGGACTGTTCATGGGACACGGGCTGCAAAAGCTCACCCGCTGGGTCGGCGGGTACGGGCTCGCCGGGACGGCAGGCTACATGGAGTCGCTGGGGCTGCGCCCCGGGCGCCTCTGGGCGCTCGTGGCCGGGCTCTGTGAGACGCTCGGCGGGGCGCTCTTCGCCCTCGGGCTCCTCAACCCGGTGGGCTCGGTACTGATCGGCGCCGTCATGCTCATGGCCATCGCCCGGGCGCACTGGGGCCGCGGGCCGTGGGTGGCGAACGGCGGCTGGGAGTACGCCCTGGCCAACCTGACGGTGGTGACGGGCGTGGCGCTCACCGGTCCCGGCGCCTACGCGGTGGACTCGGTCCTGGGCCGGACGCTGCCGGTCGTCCCGATTCTGGTCGCCGGGCTGGCCCTGGCGCTGGTGGTGGTCGTGGGCTCGACAGTCGTCGCGCCCGTGCCGGCCCACGGCTCGCAGCAGACCGGCTGA
- a CDS encoding Hsp20/alpha crystallin family protein, whose protein sequence is MLVRRTPFEELFRLQRDLMNLVQRVFGERSEAVAFAPNCEAFYRDGHLVVRAELAGVDPTSVDVRLTGSTLTIAGERRGPEVPADDRIFGEIAYGRFERTLELPEGLDAEQVKARWVGGILEITIPVVQAALPKKVPVELVRA, encoded by the coding sequence ATGCTGGTCCGGCGCACGCCGTTCGAGGAGCTGTTTCGGCTCCAGCGGGACCTGATGAACCTGGTCCAGCGGGTCTTCGGCGAGCGGTCGGAGGCGGTGGCGTTCGCTCCGAACTGCGAGGCCTTCTACAGGGACGGGCACCTGGTGGTCCGGGCGGAGCTGGCGGGCGTCGACCCGACGAGCGTGGACGTCCGGCTGACCGGCTCGACGCTCACCATCGCCGGTGAGCGGCGCGGGCCGGAGGTGCCGGCCGACGACCGCATCTTCGGGGAGATCGCCTACGGGCGCTTCGAGCGGACCCTGGAGCTGCCCGAGGGGCTCGACGCCGAGCAGGTGAAGGCCCGGTGGGTGGGCGGCATCCTGGAGATCACCATCCCGGTGGTCCAGGCGGCGCTGCCCAAGAAGGTCCCGGTGGAGCTGGTGCGCGCCTGA
- a CDS encoding mandelate racemase/muconate lactonizing enzyme family protein, whose product MKIERIVTHALAGRLERPILFAMGPFQTFVATLVEVWTDDGQHGVGECIARRAPRVTATVVEDLLAPVLLGRDPRDVGGLWEAMFGQLRRWGHSRGFVVEAMSGVDIALWNLLARAAGEPLFRFLRGVGRERVPVYASKVYFAATDHMVAEAAALVRQGHRAVKVQVGRSEAQGGLRADVATVRAIREAVGPEVALMLDANGAYDAATAIRLCREVEPLDITWIEEPVPPDDVSGYALVRRRQSIPVAGGESEFGLFGFRDLIERRAIDVVQPDIARVGGFTAALRLGALVHAYNLAYAPHTGFSAGVAHLASLHLAAAVPNLLSYEAMFIPNPLRDIFTTPFPEPREGMLELPTGPGLGLEVDWERVRAFRVAGG is encoded by the coding sequence GTGAAGATCGAGCGCATCGTCACCCACGCCCTGGCAGGCCGGCTGGAGCGGCCCATCCTCTTCGCCATGGGCCCGTTCCAGACGTTCGTGGCCACCCTGGTGGAGGTGTGGACTGACGACGGGCAGCACGGGGTGGGGGAGTGCATCGCCCGCCGCGCCCCGCGCGTCACCGCCACCGTCGTCGAGGACCTCCTCGCCCCGGTGCTGCTGGGCCGGGACCCGCGCGACGTGGGCGGCCTGTGGGAGGCGATGTTCGGGCAGCTGCGCCGGTGGGGCCACTCGCGCGGCTTCGTGGTCGAGGCCATGAGCGGCGTGGACATCGCCCTGTGGAACCTGCTGGCCCGCGCCGCCGGGGAGCCGCTCTTCCGCTTCCTGCGGGGGGTGGGACGGGAACGGGTGCCGGTCTACGCCTCCAAGGTCTACTTCGCCGCCACCGACCACATGGTGGCCGAGGCGGCGGCACTGGTGCGGCAGGGGCACCGGGCGGTGAAGGTGCAGGTGGGACGCAGCGAGGCGCAGGGCGGCCTGCGCGCGGACGTGGCCACGGTGCGGGCGATCCGCGAGGCGGTGGGCCCGGAGGTGGCCCTCATGCTCGACGCCAACGGCGCCTACGACGCCGCCACGGCGATCCGCCTGTGCCGGGAGGTGGAGCCGCTGGACATCACCTGGATCGAGGAGCCGGTGCCGCCGGACGACGTCTCGGGGTACGCGCTGGTGCGCCGCCGCCAGTCCATCCCGGTGGCCGGCGGCGAGTCGGAGTTCGGGCTCTTCGGCTTCCGCGACCTGATCGAGCGGCGGGCCATCGACGTGGTCCAGCCCGACATCGCCCGCGTGGGCGGCTTTACCGCGGCCCTGCGGCTGGGCGCCCTCGTCCACGCCTACAACCTGGCGTACGCCCCGCACACTGGCTTCTCCGCCGGCGTGGCCCACCTGGCCTCGCTCCACCTGGCCGCGGCGGTGCCGAACCTGCTGAGCTACGAGGCCATGTTCATCCCCAACCCCCTGCGCGACATCTTCACCACCCCCTTCCCGGAGCCGCGGGAGGGGATGCTGGAGCTCCCCACCGGCCCGGGGCTCGGGCTGGAGGTGGACTGGGAGCGGGTGCGGGCCTTCCGCGTGGCCGGGGGCTGA
- the cofE gene encoding coenzyme F420-0:L-glutamate ligase, whose protein sequence is MRILTLWALEPFPEVRPGMDLAALIADALAACGIVPADGDVLVVAQKVVSKAEGRIADLREVTPGREALALAAETGKDPRLVEVVLRESRAINRRRPGLIIAEHRLGFICANAGVDHSNVAGSEDVVSLLPLDPDRSAAGLREAMRARFGVDVGVVVSDSHGRPHREGAVGVAIGLAGFAPLLSYVGRRDRYGYVLRTSVEAVADELAAAAGLLQGQSDEGTPVVLVRGARLPPGDGRARQLVRPVEEDLYR, encoded by the coding sequence ATGCGCATCCTGACGCTGTGGGCCCTGGAGCCCTTCCCGGAGGTGCGGCCGGGGATGGACCTGGCCGCCCTCATCGCCGACGCGCTGGCCGCCTGCGGGATCGTCCCCGCCGACGGCGACGTGCTGGTGGTGGCCCAGAAGGTGGTCTCGAAGGCGGAGGGGCGCATCGCCGACCTACGCGAGGTCACCCCCGGGCGGGAGGCCCTGGCGCTGGCGGCGGAGACCGGCAAGGACCCGCGCCTGGTGGAGGTGGTCCTGCGGGAGTCGCGCGCCATCAACCGGCGCCGCCCGGGGTTGATCATCGCCGAGCACCGGCTGGGGTTCATCTGCGCCAATGCCGGGGTGGACCACTCCAACGTGGCCGGCAGCGAGGACGTGGTCAGCCTGCTGCCCCTCGACCCCGACCGCTCGGCGGCGGGCCTGCGCGAGGCGATGCGGGCGCGCTTCGGGGTGGACGTGGGCGTGGTGGTGAGCGACAGCCACGGCCGCCCCCACCGGGAGGGGGCGGTGGGCGTGGCCATCGGCCTGGCCGGATTCGCGCCGCTCCTCAGCTACGTGGGACGGCGCGACCGCTACGGCTACGTCCTGCGCACCAGCGTGGAGGCCGTCGCCGACGAGCTGGCCGCGGCGGCGGGGCTGCTGCAGGGGCAGAGCGACGAGGGGACGCCGGTGGTCCTGGTGCGCGGCGCCCGCCTCCCCCCGGGCGACGGCCGCGCGCGCCAGCTGGTGCGGCCGGTGGAGGAGGACCTGTACCGGTGA
- a CDS encoding prephenate dehydrogenase/arogenate dehydrogenase family protein, with amino-acid sequence MTLSGRTVGLVGGTGPFGRGFALRAVAAGWSVVIGSRDPARGAAAAAALERPAVRGAGNVEAVRAADLVVVAVPWEAHAAVLREVAPLLDGRLVLDVTVPFAPEVPGGLAPPAARAFAEETQAAAPTARVVAGFHTVAASTLGRPERPLDQDVLLCGDDDGARAAVAGLVEAFGGRPVDCGPLAAARALEGFGALVTALAVRRRRAVGVRLTNLAPRSTPPAAPPTS; translated from the coding sequence ATGACCCTTTCGGGACGCACGGTCGGGCTCGTCGGAGGCACCGGACCATTCGGCCGGGGGTTCGCCCTCCGGGCGGTCGCAGCCGGCTGGTCGGTGGTGATCGGCTCCCGCGATCCGGCCCGGGGCGCTGCGGCGGCCGCGGCGCTGGAGCGTCCGGCGGTGCGCGGGGCGGGCAACGTCGAGGCGGTGCGTGCGGCCGACCTGGTGGTCGTAGCCGTCCCCTGGGAGGCCCACGCCGCCGTCCTGCGCGAGGTCGCTCCGCTGCTCGACGGCCGGCTGGTGCTGGACGTGACGGTGCCGTTTGCGCCGGAAGTCCCGGGGGGCCTCGCGCCGCCCGCGGCGCGCGCCTTCGCCGAGGAGACGCAGGCGGCCGCGCCCACCGCCCGCGTGGTGGCCGGCTTCCACACCGTGGCCGCCTCGACGCTGGGGCGCCCGGAGCGGCCGCTCGACCAGGACGTCCTCCTGTGCGGGGACGACGACGGGGCGCGGGCCGCGGTGGCCGGGCTGGTCGAGGCCTTCGGCGGCCGGCCGGTGGATTGCGGGCCGCTGGCGGCGGCGCGCGCGCTCGAGGGGTTCGGGGCGCTGGTGACGGCCCTGGCCGTGCGCCGCCGGCGTGCCGTCGGGGTGCGCCTGACTAACCTGGCGCCGCGCTCCACCCCGCCGGCCGCCCCGCCGACCTCGTGA